A genomic segment from bacterium encodes:
- a CDS encoding sigma-70 family RNA polymerase sigma factor, translated as MANHDKHWVERALAGSQEAFTHLLELYQRPVFSIVVRMVRDPALAEDLTQETFVKAFRALATFDRSRKFSSWLFTIAHNTTIDHVRRKQLPTVSLEAGGENEEGGGLAFLAVATDASPEEAMTHRELAHDMELALSGMRSEYAEVLVLRFQQNLSYEEISEITGLALGTVKTHLYRARKALAEALESRGWDPGVHAKSRR; from the coding sequence ATGGCAAACCATGACAAGCACTGGGTTGAGCGAGCGCTCGCGGGATCGCAAGAGGCGTTTACCCATCTGCTCGAGCTGTACCAGCGGCCGGTTTTCTCGATCGTTGTCCGCATGGTGAGGGACCCGGCCCTGGCCGAGGATCTGACCCAGGAGACCTTCGTCAAGGCGTTCCGGGCTTTGGCGACCTTTGATCGGAGCCGCAAATTCTCGAGCTGGTTGTTCACCATCGCCCACAACACGACCATTGATCACGTTCGGCGCAAGCAGCTGCCGACGGTCTCCTTGGAGGCGGGCGGCGAGAACGAGGAAGGCGGCGGTCTCGCCTTCCTGGCGGTGGCCACGGATGCTTCGCCCGAAGAAGCGATGACGCATCGCGAGTTGGCGCACGACATGGAGCTCGCTCTATCCGGCATGAGGTCCGAGTACGCGGAGGTCCTGGTTCTTCGCTTTCAACAGAACCTGTCCTACGAAGAGATCTCCGAGATCACGGGTCTGGCCCTGGGCACGGTCAAGACACATCTCTACCGTGCTCGCAAGGCCCTGGCGGAAGCGCTCGAGAGCCGCGGCTGGGACCCTGGCGTTCACGCCAAGAGTCGAC